A genomic stretch from Solanum stenotomum isolate F172 chromosome 8, ASM1918654v1, whole genome shotgun sequence includes:
- the LOC125873323 gene encoding ethylene-responsive transcription factor SHINE 3-like: MAKNDMVQSKKFKGVRQRQWGSWVSEIRHPLLKKRIWLGTFETAEEAARAYDEAAILMNGHVAKTNFPIVKESTVNNNGTNDKKFPLTSSSTLSSTVLNAKLRKCCKDPAPSMTCLRLDNDNCHIGVWQKKSGKHSGSNWITKIELGKKEEKPHDHQNMNSELGISKPLDEENRIAMQMVEELLNWNSPFSHEPTTDHLSPSFSNSI, translated from the exons ATGGCAAAGAACGACATGGTACAATCAAAGAAGTTCAAAGGTGTCAGACAACGCCAGTGGGGCTCTTGGGTTTCTGAAATTCGCCATCCTCTGCT gAAGAAAAGGATATGGTTAGGAACATTTGAGACAGCAGAGGAAGCAGCAAGAGCATATGATGAAGCAGCTATCTTGATGAATGGACATGTTGCGAAAACAAACTTCCCAATTGTGAAGGAGAGTACTGTTAACAATAATGGTACTAATGACAAGAAATTCCCCTTAACTTCTTCATCAACACTGTCTAGCACTGTGCTGAATGCAAAGCTGAGGAAATGTTGTAAGGATCCAGCACCTTCTATGACCTGTCTGAGGCTCGATAACGACAACTGTCATATAGGAGTGTGGCAAAAAAAATCAGGGAAACATTCTGGTTCTAATTGGATAACAAAAATCGAACTTGGGAAGAAGGAGGAGAAGCCTCATGATCATCAGAATATGAATTCTGAACTTGGCATTAGTAAACCATTGGACGAAGAAAACAGAATTGCTATGCAAATGGTGGAAGAACTACTCAATTGGAATTCTCCGTTTTCTCATGAACCTACTACTGATCATCTCTCTCCGTCTTTTTCCAACTCTATATGA
- the LOC125873316 gene encoding uncharacterized protein LOC125873316 isoform X2 has product MRLLSSPSPLPLPFDNPNGFLPLSSSRLISSRSPASSPSPFELLLTDPTSKPTVILPILPPIADGVSDFATIWFVFGILLLSLFAFSFIFHLRIRSRQLPHLQNFNSLWAVRLLLVLFASLWAINEVIRLPFIRRKYLYPFLPSLSLNQQAEICKVHVVLSLGFFEPGFLITLLFLVNESIKTQNPFRTWGVALVCLACSPILLLQSFFVFFSPLEAQLPTFMHATSYLSTDRFGNKSVLCTYPLFSCVVFGVFSIVYSLAFLLSCWRVVAFVINKKIRVRLNMLATSFMILLPVQILCLGLSPLWQPAEPIHGYVVLAMDLAVAWCVVIGEVILVIRPIADALAAGGAFCPWSPGCSSGKTMNNGNL; this is encoded by the exons ATGAGACTCCTCTCATCCCCTTCCCCTCTTCCTCTTCCCTTTGATAATCCTAATGGCTTCCTCCCTTTATCATCGTCTCGTTTGATTTCATCCCGTTCCCCTGCTTCTTCCCCTTCTCCATTTGAGTTATTATTAACAGATCCAACTTCTAAACCTACTGTCATCCTCCCTATTCTTCCTCCTATTGCTGACGGTGTTTCTGATTTTGCAACTATCTGGTTTGTTTTTggtattcttcttctttctctattcgctttctcttttattttccaTCTCCGGATTAGATCTCGTCAATTGCCTCATTTACAGAACTTTAATTCTCTTTGGGCTGTGAGATTGCTTCTCGTCTTATTCGCTTCTCTTTGGGCTATTAATGAAGTGATTCGTTTACCGTTTATTCGCCGGAAATATCTTTACCCTTTTTTGCCGTCTTTGTCGTTGAATCAACAAGCTGAGATCTGTAAGGTTCATGTGGTTCTTTCATTAGGATTCTTCGAACCGGGTTTTTTAATTACTCTTCTTTTCTTGGTTAACGAGTCGATTAAGACGCAAAATCCTTTTCGGACTTGGGGTGTTGCACTTGTTTGTTTAGCTTGTTCGCCGATTCTACTGCTGCAATCGTTCTTCGTGTTTTTCTCTCCGTTGGAGGCACAATTACCTACGTTTATGCACGCGACTTCTTACCTTTCAACTGACCGTTTCGGAAATAAATCTGTGCTTTGTACCTATCCCTTGTTCAGTTGCGTTGTGTTTGGAGTATTCAGCATTGTTTATTCCTTGGCGTTTTTGCTGTCATGTTGGAGGGTGGTGGCGTTTGTGATCAACAAGAAGATTCGGGTACGGCTGAACATGCTTGCGACATCGTTCATGATATTGTTGCCGGTGCAGATTCTTTGCTTAGGATTGTCGCCATTGTGGCAGCCAGCAGAGCCTATACATGGATATGTTGTCCTAGCGATGGACCTTGCCGTTGCATGGTGCGTGGTGATCGGGGAGGTGATTTTGGTAATAAGGCCAATTGCAGATGCATTAGCTGCAGGTGGAGCATTTTGCCCATGGAGTCCCGGATGCAG TTCAGGGAAGACGATGAATAATGGGAATTTATAG
- the LOC125873316 gene encoding uncharacterized protein LOC125873316 isoform X1 — translation MRLLSSPSPLPLPFDNPNGFLPLSSSRLISSRSPASSPSPFELLLTDPTSKPTVILPILPPIADGVSDFATIWFVFGILLLSLFAFSFIFHLRIRSRQLPHLQNFNSLWAVRLLLVLFASLWAINEVIRLPFIRRKYLYPFLPSLSLNQQAEICKVHVVLSLGFFEPGFLITLLFLVNESIKTQNPFRTWGVALVCLACSPILLLQSFFVFFSPLEAQLPTFMHATSYLSTDRFGNKSVLCTYPLFSCVVFGVFSIVYSLAFLLSCWRVVAFVINKKIRVRLNMLATSFMILLPVQILCLGLSPLWQPAEPIHGYVVLAMDLAVAWCVVIGEVILVIRPIADALAAGGAFCPWSPGCRPGLPNSSGKTMNNGNL, via the exons ATGAGACTCCTCTCATCCCCTTCCCCTCTTCCTCTTCCCTTTGATAATCCTAATGGCTTCCTCCCTTTATCATCGTCTCGTTTGATTTCATCCCGTTCCCCTGCTTCTTCCCCTTCTCCATTTGAGTTATTATTAACAGATCCAACTTCTAAACCTACTGTCATCCTCCCTATTCTTCCTCCTATTGCTGACGGTGTTTCTGATTTTGCAACTATCTGGTTTGTTTTTggtattcttcttctttctctattcgctttctcttttattttccaTCTCCGGATTAGATCTCGTCAATTGCCTCATTTACAGAACTTTAATTCTCTTTGGGCTGTGAGATTGCTTCTCGTCTTATTCGCTTCTCTTTGGGCTATTAATGAAGTGATTCGTTTACCGTTTATTCGCCGGAAATATCTTTACCCTTTTTTGCCGTCTTTGTCGTTGAATCAACAAGCTGAGATCTGTAAGGTTCATGTGGTTCTTTCATTAGGATTCTTCGAACCGGGTTTTTTAATTACTCTTCTTTTCTTGGTTAACGAGTCGATTAAGACGCAAAATCCTTTTCGGACTTGGGGTGTTGCACTTGTTTGTTTAGCTTGTTCGCCGATTCTACTGCTGCAATCGTTCTTCGTGTTTTTCTCTCCGTTGGAGGCACAATTACCTACGTTTATGCACGCGACTTCTTACCTTTCAACTGACCGTTTCGGAAATAAATCTGTGCTTTGTACCTATCCCTTGTTCAGTTGCGTTGTGTTTGGAGTATTCAGCATTGTTTATTCCTTGGCGTTTTTGCTGTCATGTTGGAGGGTGGTGGCGTTTGTGATCAACAAGAAGATTCGGGTACGGCTGAACATGCTTGCGACATCGTTCATGATATTGTTGCCGGTGCAGATTCTTTGCTTAGGATTGTCGCCATTGTGGCAGCCAGCAGAGCCTATACATGGATATGTTGTCCTAGCGATGGACCTTGCCGTTGCATGGTGCGTGGTGATCGGGGAGGTGATTTTGGTAATAAGGCCAATTGCAGATGCATTAGCTGCAGGTGGAGCATTTTGCCCATGGAGTCCCGGATGCAG GCCAGGACTTCCTAACAGTTCAGGGAAGACGATGAATAATGGGAATTTATAG